The genomic region TGAAGGATTTCTCATTGTTGTCTCCTACGATACAAAGTAGTGATGTGTTCAAAGCGATAGAGGCAGCCATCCCATCCACGGAGATCGAGCAAGCGATCGCTAAAACTAAAGTTTGTGAACAACGTAAACGCTCGTTACCAGCACAATTGGTAATTTGTTTGGTAATTGCGATGAGTCTGTGGTCACGAGATTCGATGAGAGATGTGCTGAAAAACTTAATTGATGGGCTGAGCGAAGCATGGGTGAAAGTGGGGAAATACTGGCGAGTTTTTTGTAAATCAGCAATAACGCAAGCCCGACAACGATTAAGTCCAAGGGTGATGAGTCAATTGTTCCATCAACTGGTGCGACCAATGGCTAGCACCGATACCAAAGGAGCATTTCTCAATGGATTGCGAATTGTGGTAATTGATCGGACTTGCTTCGATCTGCCAGACAGCGATGAAAATGCGAGAGTTTTTGGTCGTCCGAGCAGCCGTCCTGGCACACAAGCCGCATTTCCCAAACTGCGATTAGTCATTTTGGTAGAAGCAGGAACACATTTAATCTTTGATGCATTGATGTGTCCATATCGAATAGGAGAACGAGTGCGGGCATTAAGATTATTACGCTCCGTGAGTTCAGGGATGTTGTTGATGTGGGACAGAGGGTTACATTCTTATGCAATGGTGCAAGCAACTGTCACAACTGGTAGCGATTATTTAGGAAGAATTCCCGCAAATGTCAAGTTTTTGTGCGAAGAACCACTGGCGGATGGTTCTTATCTGAGTTGGATTTATCCACCTGCTAAATTCCGCTCAAAAGCTTGCCAGCCCATACAAGTCCGAGTGATTGAATACACAATTGGTAATACCGACAACCCAGAGGAACAACTAAGATATCGCTTAATTACCAGCTTATTGGAATTGGAGAAATTTCCGGCTCAACTACTGGCGATTGAATATCATCAACGCTGGGAAGTAGAAAATACTATTGATGAACTCAAAGTACATTTATCAGGACGAAAAACTCATATTCGCTCTCAAAAACCGCGTGAAGTTGTGCAGGAAGTTTACGGGTGGTTGTTAGGACACTGGGCTGTGCGGTTATTGATGTTTCAAGCTGCAAAGAGCGCGGGTATCACTCCTTTGCGTCTGAGTTTCACTGGGACATTGCGAGTTATTCGTCGTGCTATCCCGA from Chroococcidiopsis sp. SAG 2025 harbors:
- a CDS encoding IS4 family transposase, with amino-acid sequence MEQAIAKTKVCEQRKRSLPAQLVICLVIAMSLWSRDSMRDVLKNLIDGLSEAWVKVGKYWRVFCKSAITQARQRLSPRVMSQLFHQLVRPMASTDTKGAFLNGLRIVVIDRTCFDLPDSDENARVFGRPSSRPGTQAAFPKLRLVILVEAGTHLIFDALMCPYRIGERVRALRLLRSVSSGMLLMWDRGLHSYAMVQATVTTGSDYLGRIPANVKFLCEEPLADGSYLSWIYPPAKFRSKACQPIQVRVIEYTIGNTDNPEEQLRYRLITSLLELEKFPAQLLAIEYHQRWEVENTIDELKVHLSGRKTHIRSQKPREVVQEVYGWLLGHWAVRLLMFQAAKSAGITPLRLSFTGTLRVIRRAIPKFQRLQSQELPFF